The Deinococcus sedimenti genome includes a window with the following:
- a CDS encoding allantoinase produces the protein MALDLIVRGGTLVTPHGPILADLGVEDGRIVSLALDVFAPAREEIDATGLHVFPGVVDAHVHLNEPGRTHWEGFDTGTRALAAGGATSFLDMPLNSSPPLLDARAFAEKRALGEAKSRLDFGLWGGLTPLNLTELDELAACGVIGFKAFMSHSGLDEFPAVDDVTLFEGMRAARRAGLVVATHAESDAFTRTLSQVAREQGRAGVRDYLASRPPVTEAEAVGRAICFAEETGAALHLVHLSTARGVTLAAEARARGVDVTAETCPHYLHWTGEDVERVGALLKCAPPIRDAGAREALWAALKAGRIDTVGSDHSPAPPELKTGEDFFAIWGGISGAQSTLNVLLDGGYWQRDVPLELVAAVASLNPARRFRLGSKGALRLGADADLALVRLDETFTLTELHDRHHGNPYRGQSFRGRVQATYLRGQRVFAQTPGGALFDESVRGQLLRPTKETA, from the coding sequence ATGGCGCTGGACCTGATCGTCCGGGGGGGGACGCTGGTCACGCCGCACGGCCCGATCCTCGCGGATCTGGGGGTGGAGGACGGGCGGATCGTGAGTCTCGCGCTGGACGTGTTCGCGCCCGCCCGTGAGGAGATCGACGCGACCGGGCTGCACGTCTTCCCCGGCGTGGTGGACGCCCACGTGCACCTGAACGAACCGGGCCGCACGCACTGGGAGGGCTTCGACACCGGCACGCGCGCGCTGGCGGCGGGCGGCGCGACGAGCTTCCTGGACATGCCGCTGAATTCCTCGCCGCCGCTGCTGGACGCGCGGGCCTTCGCGGAGAAACGGGCGCTGGGCGAGGCGAAGTCCCGGCTGGATTTCGGCCTGTGGGGCGGCCTGACGCCGCTGAACCTGACGGAACTGGATGAGCTGGCGGCGTGCGGCGTGATCGGCTTCAAGGCGTTCATGAGCCACAGTGGCCTGGACGAGTTCCCCGCCGTGGACGACGTGACGCTGTTCGAGGGGATGCGCGCCGCGCGGCGGGCCGGGCTGGTCGTCGCCACGCACGCCGAGAGCGACGCGTTCACCCGCACGCTGTCGCAGGTGGCGCGCGAGCAGGGCCGGGCGGGCGTGCGGGATTACCTCGCGTCGCGCCCGCCAGTCACGGAGGCCGAGGCGGTGGGCCGCGCGATCTGCTTTGCCGAGGAGACCGGCGCGGCCCTGCACCTCGTGCACCTCAGCACCGCGCGTGGCGTCACCCTGGCCGCCGAGGCCCGCGCGCGCGGCGTGGACGTCACCGCCGAGACCTGCCCGCACTACCTCCACTGGACCGGGGAGGACGTCGAGCGGGTCGGTGCGCTGCTGAAGTGCGCGCCGCCCATCCGGGACGCGGGCGCCCGCGAGGCGCTGTGGGCGGCGCTGAAGGCCGGGCGGATCGACACGGTCGGCAGCGACCACTCCCCCGCCCCGCCCGAACTGAAGACCGGGGAGGACTTCTTCGCCATCTGGGGCGGGATCAGCGGCGCGCAGTCCACCCTGAACGTCCTGCTGGACGGCGGGTACTGGCAGCGGGACGTGCCGCTGGAACTGGTCGCGGCAGTCGCCTCGCTGAATCCCGCGCGGCGCTTCCGGCTGGGCAGCAAGGGCGCGCTGCGGCTGGGCGCGGACGCCGACCTTGCCCTGGTGCGGCTGGACGAGACGTTCACGCTGACCGAACTGCACGACCGCCACCACGGCAACCCGTACCGGGGGCAGAGCTTCCGGGGACGGGTGCAGGCCACGTACCTGCGCGGGCAGCGCGTGTTCGCGCAGACGCCCGGCGGGGCCCTATTCGACGAGTCCGTGCGGGGGCAGCTGCTGCGCCCGACTAAGGAGACTGCATGA
- a CDS encoding putative bifunctional diguanylate cyclase/phosphodiesterase, producing the protein MTHRTGWFRDRVALSLRVQLLGLLAALLVPLSVILLILLPAFMNDKFTAIERTQVQQFSDIARANLRTEETRVGLFVLNFSLWTETYEYAAGRNPRYLGANLVPGTFIGGKVDYWGVAAADGRLLSAAALDGDRIVDATAPVQDFMAALPDPLPQDGAAGVLRRGAASYIVAARPITRDDGQGRGGVMLLARTLTPAVLNEITYQGRIFSAVLTQHPVPDTQVVFLDDRVRATSPLAAPGGPPQLGLELSIPRAVHAAGLIGARQLRLTMLIATLIGIASFLLFLNRRVLRVLEGYKRDTQLIAHDPSHRLDARNRTELGVLARTINDLLDHLNLREQQLRDRSQRDELTGAFTRTGLLERLAHTPVRSALVIEVPRLQELSGLYGTTRVDTLLRELAGRLNELGREHVVARLTSNGLVLVTTGQDSPDPDAILRDLERPFHLNENEVSVKLTGGYAESPYALPVTTLLRQANIALQHAMDERQHCGLFNEDMLRQSQYGHLLESALQGADQRGELTLLYQPIRDLSSGRWVAMESLMRWHHPTLGDVPPGTFIPIAERAGLITRLGDWALRRALLDAQAAQQIAPVRVNVNVSPLQLLSQDFAQSVLNILRELQVDPAVLTLEVTESSVMQNVTLACRHLEQLRAVGVQVALDDFGSGHSSLALLADLPLDTVKLDRAFLRDGTRGGTRGALLGSTIRLARDLGLRTVAEGVEDEAMLDLLWSLDCGAAQGYHIARPEPLPEILERLRLRR; encoded by the coding sequence GTGACCCACCGCACCGGATGGTTCCGGGACCGCGTGGCCCTGTCCCTGCGCGTTCAGCTGCTCGGGCTGCTCGCGGCCCTGCTCGTCCCGCTGAGCGTCATCCTGCTGATCCTGCTGCCCGCGTTCATGAACGACAAGTTCACCGCCATCGAACGAACCCAGGTCCAGCAGTTCAGTGACATCGCCCGCGCAAACCTGCGCACCGAGGAAACCCGCGTGGGCCTGTTCGTCCTGAACTTCAGTCTCTGGACCGAAACCTACGAGTACGCCGCCGGCCGCAACCCCCGCTACCTCGGCGCCAACCTCGTGCCCGGGACGTTCATCGGCGGCAAGGTCGACTACTGGGGCGTCGCGGCCGCCGACGGCCGACTCCTGTCGGCAGCGGCCCTCGACGGCGACCGCATCGTGGACGCCACCGCACCCGTGCAGGACTTCATGGCCGCCCTGCCCGACCCGCTGCCCCAGGACGGCGCGGCCGGCGTGCTGCGGCGCGGCGCGGCGTCCTACATCGTCGCGGCCCGCCCCATCACCCGCGACGACGGCCAGGGCCGCGGCGGCGTCATGCTGCTGGCCCGCACCCTCACGCCCGCCGTTCTCAACGAGATCACCTACCAGGGCCGGATCTTCAGCGCCGTCCTCACCCAGCATCCAGTTCCGGACACGCAGGTCGTCTTCCTCGACGACCGCGTGCGGGCCACTTCACCCCTCGCCGCTCCGGGCGGCCCGCCGCAACTCGGCCTGGAACTCAGCATCCCGCGGGCCGTGCACGCCGCCGGACTGATCGGCGCGCGGCAGCTGCGCCTGACCATGCTGATCGCCACCCTGATTGGCATCGCCAGCTTCCTGCTGTTCCTCAACCGCCGGGTCCTGCGCGTCCTCGAAGGGTACAAGCGCGACACGCAGCTGATCGCGCACGACCCCAGCCACCGCCTCGACGCCCGCAACCGCACGGAACTGGGCGTGCTGGCCCGCACGATCAACGACCTGCTCGACCACCTCAACCTGCGCGAACAGCAGCTGCGCGACCGGTCGCAACGGGACGAACTGACCGGCGCGTTCACCCGCACCGGACTCCTCGAACGCCTCGCGCACACCCCCGTCCGCAGCGCCCTGGTGATCGAGGTCCCCAGACTCCAGGAACTCAGCGGTCTGTACGGCACCACGCGCGTCGACACGCTGCTGCGCGAACTGGCCGGCCGACTCAACGAACTCGGCCGGGAGCACGTGGTGGCGCGCCTCACCTCGAACGGCCTGGTGCTCGTCACCACCGGCCAGGACAGCCCGGACCCGGACGCCATCCTGCGTGACCTCGAACGGCCCTTCCACCTGAACGAGAACGAGGTCTCCGTGAAACTCACCGGCGGTTACGCCGAATCCCCGTACGCCCTGCCGGTCACGACCCTGCTGCGCCAGGCCAATATCGCGCTGCAGCATGCCATGGACGAACGCCAGCACTGCGGCCTGTTCAACGAGGACATGCTGCGCCAGAGCCAGTACGGCCACCTGCTCGAATCCGCCCTGCAAGGCGCCGATCAGCGCGGCGAACTGACGCTGCTGTACCAGCCGATCCGTGACCTGAGCAGCGGCCGGTGGGTGGCGATGGAATCCCTGATGCGCTGGCACCACCCGACCCTGGGCGACGTGCCTCCGGGGACCTTCATCCCGATCGCCGAGCGCGCCGGCCTGATCACCCGCCTGGGCGACTGGGCCCTGCGGCGCGCGCTGCTTGACGCGCAGGCCGCGCAGCAGATCGCGCCGGTCCGCGTGAATGTCAACGTCAGCCCCCTGCAGCTGCTCAGCCAGGATTTCGCGCAGAGCGTCCTGAACATCCTCCGTGAACTTCAGGTCGACCCGGCCGTGCTGACCCTCGAGGTCACGGAAAGCAGCGTCATGCAGAACGTCACGCTCGCCTGCCGTCACCTCGAACAGCTGCGGGCCGTGGGCGTTCAGGTCGCGCTGGACGACTTCGGCAGTGGCCACTCCAGCCTGGCGCTGCTGGCCGACCTGCCGCTGGACACCGTCAAACTCGACCGGGCGTTCCTGCGGGACGGCACGCGCGGCGGCACCCGCGGCGCGCTGCTGGGCAGCACCATCCGCCTCGCCCGCGATCTGGGACTGCGCACGGTCGCCGAAGGCGTGGAGGACGAGGCCATGCTGGACCTCCTATGGTCCCTGGACTGCGGCGCGGCGCAGGGCTACCACATCGCCCGGCCCGAACCGCTGCCCGAGATCCTGGAACGCCTGCGCCTGCGCCGCTGA
- the allE gene encoding (S)-ureidoglycine aminohydrolase, whose amino-acid sequence MKHLGVTRSALREAHAVITPDTFVRTALAEWPGSAVVLHIAPVIGLGARFVQFTAEMTAGARARESALGYQRFVFVLDGEVQVEVDGESRTLRESDHVFFPAGVAHTLEARGAARVAVFEKPYQGAPGVDAPPVCWGNERENPGAPFEGDERLIARKLLPDDPRFDFMMSTMSFAPGATLPYTEVHYMEHGLLMLSGEGLYKLQEAYYPVSTGDVIWMGAHCPQWYGALGRDWSKYLLFKDMNRHPLTLTGGQP is encoded by the coding sequence ATGAAACACCTGGGAGTCACCCGTTCCGCGTTGCGTGAGGCGCACGCGGTAATCACGCCCGATACGTTCGTCCGCACGGCGCTGGCCGAGTGGCCCGGCAGCGCGGTCGTGCTGCACATCGCGCCGGTGATCGGGCTGGGGGCGAGGTTCGTGCAGTTCACGGCTGAGATGACGGCCGGGGCGCGGGCGCGCGAGTCGGCGCTGGGCTACCAGCGGTTCGTGTTCGTGCTGGACGGCGAGGTGCAGGTGGAGGTGGACGGCGAGTCGCGGACGCTGCGCGAGTCGGATCACGTGTTCTTCCCGGCGGGGGTCGCGCACACGCTGGAGGCGCGGGGCGCGGCGAGGGTGGCGGTGTTCGAGAAGCCGTACCAGGGCGCGCCGGGCGTGGACGCTCCGCCGGTGTGTTGGGGGAACGAGCGGGAGAATCCGGGTGCGCCGTTCGAGGGCGACGAGCGGCTGATCGCGCGCAAGTTGCTGCCGGACGATCCGCGTTTCGATTTCATGATGAGCACCATGAGTTTCGCGCCGGGCGCGACCCTGCCGTACACGGAGGTGCATTACATGGAGCACGGTCTGCTGATGCTCTCGGGCGAGGGCCTGTACAAGCTGCAGGAGGCGTATTACCCCGTTTCCACGGGGGACGTGATCTGGATGGGCGCGCACTGCCCGCAGTGGTATGGGGCGCTGGGCCGCGACTGGAGCAAGTACCTGCTGTTCAAGGACATGAACCGCCATCCCCTCACCCTGACCGGAGGCCAGCCGTGA
- a CDS encoding NAD-dependent malic enzyme, with product MTRRTLPLTDHYDVRRGEDGHRYLHPLVRGFPLLRFPLLNKGTAFTEAEREALGLDGLLAPQVDTLDALVERQYAEYAQITEPLDRHVFLRNLQDRNEVLFYALLSAHVEEMLPVVYTPTVGLAVQRFSQIYRYPRGLTLSTRNIDRAGAALANVPLNDVRIIVATDSSAILGIGDQGFGGMAISIGKLSLYTVAGGVGPDKTLPVELDVGTGRADLRDDPAYLGVKHERLTGDEYLRFVDRFVEATLQRYPKAIIQWEDFSKDAAFEVLSRYRRVVPSFNDDIQGTGAVVLAGVLNACRMKGEALRDQVVVVHGAGAGGAGVALAIREGMRREGLSEAEIAARVFVLDSRGLLTDDRRMEDYKRALATPKALTDGWAGTDLESVIREARATVLLGLSGQPGIFSEGVVRATHANTPRPLVFPLSNPTAFAEALPADILAWTGGQAIVATGSPFDPVSLHGEMHEIGQGNNAFIFPGLGFGAILARVREVTDEMVTAAAYALAEYTQANHPGRTYPPVDELSHASIHVAVAVIRQALADGVATEFTLRGQSDAGLLDTVRRKFWQPTYLPFRPSGGHPSM from the coding sequence GTGACCAGACGCACCCTGCCCCTGACCGACCACTACGACGTCCGCCGCGGCGAGGACGGCCACCGTTACCTGCACCCGCTGGTGCGTGGGTTTCCGCTGCTGCGCTTCCCGCTGCTGAACAAGGGCACGGCGTTCACGGAGGCTGAGCGGGAGGCGCTGGGTCTGGACGGCCTGCTGGCCCCGCAGGTGGACACGCTGGACGCGCTGGTCGAGCGGCAGTACGCGGAGTACGCGCAGATCACCGAGCCGCTGGACCGGCACGTGTTCCTGCGCAACCTGCAGGACCGCAACGAAGTGCTGTTCTACGCGCTGCTCTCCGCGCACGTGGAGGAGATGCTGCCCGTGGTGTACACGCCGACGGTGGGCCTGGCGGTGCAGCGGTTCAGCCAGATCTACCGTTATCCGCGCGGCCTGACGCTGAGCACCCGCAACATCGACCGGGCCGGGGCGGCGCTGGCGAACGTGCCGCTGAACGACGTGCGGATCATCGTGGCGACCGACAGCAGCGCGATCCTGGGCATCGGGGACCAGGGCTTCGGGGGCATGGCGATCAGCATCGGGAAACTGTCGCTGTACACCGTGGCGGGCGGCGTGGGGCCGGACAAGACCCTCCCCGTGGAACTGGATGTCGGGACCGGGCGCGCGGACCTGCGGGACGACCCGGCGTACCTGGGCGTGAAGCACGAGCGCCTGACCGGCGACGAGTACCTGCGGTTCGTGGACCGCTTCGTGGAGGCGACGCTGCAGCGGTACCCGAAGGCGATCATCCAGTGGGAGGACTTCAGCAAGGACGCGGCGTTCGAGGTGCTGAGCCGCTACCGCCGGGTCGTGCCGAGCTTCAACGACGACATTCAGGGCACGGGCGCGGTGGTGCTGGCCGGGGTGCTGAACGCCTGCCGGATGAAGGGCGAGGCGCTGCGCGATCAGGTGGTCGTCGTGCACGGCGCGGGCGCGGGTGGGGCCGGGGTGGCCCTGGCGATCCGCGAGGGCATGCGCCGCGAGGGCCTGAGTGAAGCCGAGATAGCGGCGCGGGTGTTTGTGCTCGACTCGCGTGGGCTGCTCACCGACGACCGGCGCATGGAGGACTACAAGCGGGCGCTGGCCACGCCGAAGGCCCTGACGGACGGCTGGGCGGGCACCGACCTCGAAAGCGTGATCCGCGAGGCGCGGGCAACGGTGCTGCTGGGCCTCAGCGGGCAGCCGGGCATCTTCAGCGAGGGCGTGGTGCGGGCCACGCACGCCAACACGCCCCGCCCGCTGGTGTTCCCGCTGAGCAACCCCACCGCGTTCGCGGAGGCCCTCCCGGCGGACATCCTGGCCTGGACCGGCGGGCAGGCGATCGTGGCGACCGGCAGTCCCTTCGACCCGGTCAGCCTGCACGGCGAGATGCACGAGATCGGGCAGGGGAACAACGCGTTCATCTTCCCCGGGCTGGGCTTCGGCGCGATCCTGGCCCGCGTGCGCGAGGTCACGGACGAGATGGTCACGGCCGCCGCGTACGCTCTGGCGGAGTACACGCAGGCGAACCACCCGGGCCGCACGTACCCGCCGGTGGACGAACTGAGTCACGCGAGCATTCACGTGGCGGTGGCCGTGATCCGGCAGGCGCTCGCGGACGGCGTCGCCACCGAGTTCACGCTGCGCGGCCAGAGCGACGCGGGGCTGCTGGACACCGTCCGGCGCAAGTTCTGGCAGCCGACGTACCTACCGTTCCGCCCGTCGGGTGGACACCCCTCCATGTGA
- a CDS encoding TetR/AcrR family transcriptional regulator has product MARPRQISDEVIIAAAQDVFLEQGFSATTAAIARRAGVSEGTLFNRFASKEDLFVAAIGLHVQARWQAELLGAAGQGDVRRNLERALLSMLREAEQLVPKLMVMFSRGHDTSHNPILMRLGDPMQLAARNIATYLEAEVHLGRLRPLDAEVAALTVVGSLSHFVHREQMMPGQGSGLEAGRFVRGLMDLLWPGMAP; this is encoded by the coding sequence ATGGCGAGACCGAGACAGATCAGTGACGAGGTGATCATCGCCGCCGCCCAGGACGTGTTCCTGGAGCAGGGCTTCAGTGCCACCACCGCCGCCATCGCCCGGCGCGCCGGCGTGTCGGAGGGCACGCTGTTCAACCGCTTCGCCAGCAAGGAGGACCTGTTCGTGGCGGCCATCGGTCTGCACGTCCAGGCCCGCTGGCAGGCCGAACTGCTCGGCGCCGCCGGGCAGGGCGACGTGCGCCGCAACCTCGAACGCGCCCTGCTGAGCATGCTGCGCGAGGCCGAGCAGCTCGTACCGAAACTCATGGTGATGTTCTCCCGGGGACACGATACGTCGCACAACCCGATCCTGATGCGCCTGGGTGACCCGATGCAGCTCGCTGCGCGCAATATCGCCACGTATCTGGAGGCCGAGGTTCACCTGGGTCGCCTGCGCCCCCTGGACGCCGAGGTCGCGGCCCTGACGGTCGTGGGCAGCCTGTCTCACTTCGTGCACCGCGAGCAGATGATGCCGGGGCAGGGCAGCGGCCTGGAGGCAGGGCGGTTCGTGCGCGGGCTGATGGACCTGCTGTGGCCCGGCATGGCCCCGTGA
- a CDS encoding malate synthase A — translation MPVVSVNPPDLPSSAARALAEALHAALADAWTAVDAPGPLDAAPPVTDYRAAPVPDDLSAGRAELIVEASDLPALRAALSSGADAVVIDFDDTFAPTPANVAAAWAALPEWLAADVPLLARPRALYAPQPGLTFAGQPARGALCDLAALLTARPGRVPHLYLPKLESVVQARAWATALRVAEGHLGLNPGTLRVCLQIETLPGLLHMDALLSELREWAFGLNAGRWDYVFSLVKTTGATRTVPVPPRAGLGMDVDAMHAYAQALVDVCRARGAQAVGGTAAVSPDPLNPTLALDAVRADKAREAAQGFQGAWAGLPELLDAVREGLATPTPTPAPTAPVTRERLLALPDPGPLPAAEVRDTLGLALDVFGAWFAGRGVITRNGRIEDTATAELARALLWQWVRVGAPLDDGSVFDRAAYRTLRRALRPDDTPEARLLDHVVLADAAPAYVPLEAHRLTLNERTFHD, via the coding sequence GTGCCGGTGGTGTCCGTGAACCCGCCTGATCTCCCCTCCTCCGCCGCCCGCGCGCTGGCCGAGGCGCTGCACGCCGCGCTGGCGGACGCGTGGACGGCCGTGGACGCACCCGGCCCGCTGGACGCCGCGCCGCCCGTCACGGACTACCGCGCCGCTCCCGTCCCGGACGACCTGAGCGCGGGCCGCGCGGAACTGATCGTGGAGGCCAGCGACCTCCCCGCGCTGCGCGCCGCCCTGAGCAGCGGCGCGGACGCCGTCGTGATCGACTTCGACGACACCTTCGCCCCCACCCCGGCGAATGTCGCGGCGGCCTGGGCGGCCCTGCCCGAGTGGCTCGCGGCGGACGTGCCGCTGCTGGCGCGGCCCCGCGCGCTGTACGCGCCACAGCCGGGCCTGACCTTCGCTGGACAGCCCGCGCGCGGGGCGCTGTGCGATCTGGCGGCGCTGCTGACCGCGCGGCCGGGCCGCGTGCCGCACCTGTACCTGCCGAAACTGGAATCTGTCGTGCAGGCCCGTGCCTGGGCGACCGCGCTGCGCGTCGCAGAAGGGCACCTGGGCCTGAATCCCGGCACGCTGCGCGTGTGCCTGCAGATCGAGACGCTGCCGGGCCTTCTGCACATGGACGCCCTGCTGTCCGAACTGCGCGAGTGGGCGTTCGGGCTGAACGCGGGCCGCTGGGACTACGTGTTCAGCCTCGTGAAGACCACCGGGGCCACCCGGACGGTCCCCGTCCCCCCACGCGCCGGGCTGGGGATGGACGTGGACGCCATGCATGCCTACGCGCAGGCGCTCGTGGACGTGTGCCGCGCCCGCGGCGCGCAGGCGGTCGGCGGGACGGCAGCGGTCAGCCCAGACCCACTCAACCCCACCCTGGCGCTGGACGCCGTCCGGGCCGACAAGGCGCGTGAGGCCGCGCAGGGCTTCCAGGGCGCGTGGGCGGGCCTGCCGGAACTGCTGGACGCGGTGCGGGAGGGACTGGCAACCCCCACGCCCACCCCTGCCCCGACCGCCCCCGTGACGCGTGAGCGGCTGCTGGCCCTCCCGGACCCCGGCCCGCTCCCCGCGGCCGAGGTGCGGGACACGCTGGGCCTCGCGCTGGACGTGTTCGGCGCGTGGTTCGCCGGGCGGGGCGTGATCACCCGGAACGGGCGGATCGAGGACACCGCCACGGCGGAACTCGCCCGCGCGCTGCTGTGGCAGTGGGTGCGCGTGGGGGCGCCGCTGGACGACGGCAGCGTCTTCGACCGGGCCGCGTACCGCACGCTGCGCCGCGCCCTGCGCCCCGACGACACGCCCGAAGCTCGCCTGCTTGATCATGTCGTCCTGGCCGACGCGGCCCCGGCGTATGTTCCCCTGGAAGCCCACCGCCTGACCCTCAACGAAAGGACCTTCCATGACTGA
- a CDS encoding allantoate amidohydrolase, whose product MTDLTLLSRRALDACATLAAHTEVPGEITRTFLSAPSRDVTAFLTAWAHELDLEVRVDAAGNLRARRAGPTPDAPTLFLGSHVDTVPNAGAFDGVLGVTLAFAVAEALRDEALPFALELLAFSEEEGVRFGVPFIGSRALTGTLEPLLTLRDAQGASVLDAIRAYGLDDAALPDAVVQGGALGFLEFHIEQGPVLQAAGAAVGVVSAIVGQDRVLLDFTGQAAHAGTTPMGHRRDALAAAARFAVAAEDRARATPGLVATVGVMTARPGAINVIPGAAHCTLDLRHEDDAVRAGALEALLNAARTFAEERGVSLDVTHKMAQPAIPMDASFRDLLRAAAAQEGLGAPDLVSGAGHDAMILAERMPAAMLFLRSPNALSHHPDETVNAGDVDAALRVGVAFVRALAGREGTR is encoded by the coding sequence ATGACTGACCTGACTCTGCTGTCGCGCCGCGCGCTGGACGCCTGCGCGACCCTGGCCGCCCACACCGAGGTGCCGGGCGAGATCACCCGCACGTTCCTCAGCGCGCCCAGCCGCGACGTGACCGCCTTCCTGACCGCCTGGGCGCACGAGCTGGACCTGGAGGTGCGCGTGGACGCCGCTGGGAACCTCCGCGCGCGGCGGGCCGGACCGACGCCGGACGCGCCCACGCTGTTCCTGGGCTCGCACGTGGACACCGTGCCGAACGCCGGGGCCTTCGACGGGGTCCTGGGCGTCACGCTGGCCTTCGCGGTCGCGGAGGCGCTGCGGGACGAGGCGCTGCCGTTCGCGCTGGAACTGCTGGCCTTCAGCGAGGAGGAGGGCGTGCGGTTCGGCGTGCCGTTCATCGGAAGCCGCGCCCTGACCGGCACGCTGGAGCCGCTGCTGACCCTGCGGGACGCGCAGGGGGCGAGCGTGCTGGACGCCATCCGCGCGTACGGCCTGGACGACGCGGCCCTGCCGGACGCCGTGGTGCAGGGCGGGGCGCTGGGCTTCCTGGAATTCCACATCGAGCAGGGGCCGGTGCTGCAGGCGGCGGGCGCGGCGGTGGGTGTGGTGAGTGCCATCGTGGGCCAGGACCGCGTGTTGCTGGACTTCACGGGGCAGGCGGCGCACGCGGGCACCACGCCGATGGGGCACCGCCGGGACGCCCTGGCGGCGGCGGCGCGCTTCGCAGTGGCCGCCGAGGACCGGGCGCGCGCCACGCCGGGGCTGGTGGCGACGGTGGGTGTGATGACCGCGCGGCCCGGGGCGATCAACGTGATTCCCGGCGCGGCGCACTGCACGCTGGACCTCCGGCATGAGGACGACGCGGTGCGGGCCGGGGCGCTGGAGGCGTTGCTGAACGCGGCGCGGACCTTCGCGGAGGAACGCGGCGTCTCTCTGGACGTCACGCACAAGATGGCGCAGCCCGCCATCCCGATGGACGCCTCCTTCCGTGACCTGCTGCGCGCGGCGGCCGCGCAGGAGGGCCTGGGTGCGCCCGATCTGGTCAGCGGGGCCGGGCACGACGCGATGATCCTCGCAGAGAGGATGCCCGCCGCGATGCTGTTCCTGCGCTCGCCGAACGCGCTGAGTCACCACCCGGACGAGACCGTGAACGCAGGGGACGTGGACGCCGCGCTGCGGGTGGGCGTGGCGTTCGTCCGCGCGCTGGCCGGGCGTGAGGGGACGCGCTGA
- a CDS encoding HD-GYP domain-containing protein, translating to MSDVLPLSAGPAPGEDARLQELQLYAAQLERYAEEFGTLFHRYKLREAELEAATLAVVNAFVVALGAHDAYTREHTQRVQRSALLIAQTLGWSAAQLEEVRLGAVLHDIGKTSISDTVLCKPGRLDASEYRDIQRHPVIGAHMISGFPALAPARPYVLYHHERFDGRGYPEGLRGQDIPIQGRLLAVADAVDAMLTSRPYRPPLPLDHVMQELRAGMGSQFDPDLVEAFLRSGALDLYQLPDKAAPAAAADAAPDPAELSTLGGA from the coding sequence ATGAGCGACGTGCTGCCTCTGTCCGCTGGGCCGGCGCCCGGTGAGGACGCCCGGCTGCAGGAGCTCCAGCTGTACGCCGCGCAGCTGGAGCGGTACGCCGAGGAATTCGGCACGCTGTTCCACCGCTACAAACTGCGCGAGGCCGAACTGGAGGCCGCCACCCTGGCGGTCGTGAACGCCTTCGTGGTCGCGCTGGGCGCGCACGACGCGTACACCCGCGAGCACACCCAGCGCGTGCAGCGCAGCGCGCTGCTGATCGCGCAGACGCTCGGATGGTCGGCCGCACAGCTGGAGGAGGTGCGGCTGGGCGCGGTCCTGCACGACATCGGCAAGACGTCGATTTCCGACACGGTGCTGTGCAAGCCGGGGCGACTCGACGCGTCAGAGTACCGTGACATTCAGCGGCACCCGGTCATCGGCGCGCACATGATCAGCGGCTTTCCTGCCCTGGCGCCTGCGCGGCCCTACGTGCTGTACCACCATGAACGCTTCGACGGTCGGGGCTACCCGGAGGGCCTGCGGGGGCAGGACATTCCCATCCAGGGCCGCCTGCTGGCGGTGGCGGACGCGGTGGACGCCATGCTGACCAGCCGGCCCTACCGGCCGCCGCTGCCCCTCGACCACGTCATGCAGGAACTGAGGGCGGGCATGGGTTCCCAGTTCGACCCGGATCTGGTCGAGGCGTTTCTGCGGTCCGGCGCGCTGGACCTGTACCAGCTGCCGGACAAGGCTGCCCCGGCCGCCGCAGCCGACGCCGCCCCGGACCCGGCTGAGCTCAGCACGCTGGGTGGCGCGTGA